A section of the Ktedonobacterales bacterium genome encodes:
- a CDS encoding tetratricopeptide repeat protein, with protein MPGNREMFAAAMSQADSFRWDRQWAEAARQYQRALAEFPADPGARRGLGFCYMQTRQWEAALAEYLRVLEQDARNSIALGKVAELYVILQRRGDAFHAYLALGDYYAESAQAARAEAAWQKAAQLSPEEPGPHERLAEHFRGKSDFSSALREHLAAARGYAQQGELAHARQHCEAALREDPENEQARKMLARLSDSPPDSSATRKAIREELATYMVLAEPDLSDGGVPLWTGPLAGLQASSSTGKFSVPSAITPGMVSDPAARDAPAEPEALSADIMGRTGNSMAKKGTPSAQGGGKGAGNAGRAGSSEQNGRKRMTAAQVASALRQAQTAQTEGRIAEAIDLCEQIISSGFDRPDARYFLGWLYQEQERWQEAIEQFGELLNDPDYALSCFYALGQCYRAMGDLNSAAQHFDEAVDRVNLDALTLEESDQLIQLCHEAAEAHRALGELDQTETVYNALLGFLRSRSWQDQIAEVEQMMAEGEMHGGAASPASPHQPEPPTITFGQRGGSSPSQPNIADPATISFAQPGEPPTISLGNNAGGQGFSGASNDDWLSSPAPASAHQAQMSGSLQSLGALAGQSASQPGAMPPGSFQDGGIASDPLASLAYGAAPTGAAVAGTASDPLKALLGAAGAGSGELRSQSGMLGPTPSGIPPLPEPLRSQVIASVRDIDKYVAHGLLTAAIEECLRVIEMAPQYLDVHLMLGEIYVKQGKTEQAITKYTILIDTYLVHGRVDDAIATYRRILELEPNNLPYRVRLINLLSSHGRAEELMRERMTAAESYLRMGYADKAIQEYEQALQENPNHVPMRLNYALALMKAGRGAQAVGEYQRVLQLDPRNAMALVRWQIAVATGVGTSATPGSVGTMGAGANRVAALDVLGRLLKALRGDGQRYYEVVVREYAQVVDASPSNVDLRYSFGQIQQQAGRFSEAIMSYQKAMNGPGMEVLCRYAIAKCYLDQGGATNAMNAARELEEAAIAARRSPLDPSAWGARPRENNEEHHAPDVEISLLLAKAYQQAGQLEKAQQIAQQVKQVLPAQEAVYSSSPASSLQSAEMPKSLQEYAQLVKYYRANKQVEMAIDVLKKMCSMAPQEPAPHAELGDIYVGWGLLDEGLSELRVAVELHLHTGQSAEAAKILQRIASIYWDMGSREEALSAFRQVVQLIPDNVQARMEIVQYCLQAGRRDEAAQHQSMIARHYFASHETKEAVAALQQLIAMDKSNFEAYDLLGQTYSEVGEYEQAVRVYRNLAKVDPNNTIAFERMRQLQELQARRA; from the coding sequence ATGCCAGGGAATCGGGAGATGTTTGCTGCGGCCATGAGCCAGGCCGATAGTTTCCGCTGGGATCGCCAGTGGGCTGAGGCAGCCAGGCAATATCAGCGGGCGCTGGCAGAGTTCCCTGCTGATCCAGGCGCGCGGCGTGGGCTGGGCTTCTGCTATATGCAGACCAGACAATGGGAGGCGGCGCTGGCGGAATATCTCCGCGTGCTGGAGCAGGATGCGCGCAATAGTATTGCGCTGGGAAAGGTTGCTGAACTCTATGTTATTCTTCAGCGTCGCGGCGACGCTTTTCATGCGTATCTCGCGTTAGGCGATTACTATGCAGAATCCGCTCAGGCAGCGCGTGCCGAGGCCGCCTGGCAGAAAGCTGCGCAGCTATCGCCTGAGGAGCCAGGACCGCACGAGCGGCTTGCTGAGCATTTTCGCGGTAAGAGCGATTTTTCTTCTGCGCTCCGAGAACATCTCGCTGCGGCGCGGGGATATGCCCAGCAAGGCGAGTTGGCACACGCCAGGCAGCATTGTGAAGCAGCGCTGCGGGAGGATCCTGAGAACGAGCAGGCCAGGAAAATGCTTGCTCGCCTTTCAGATAGCCCACCTGACTCCTCGGCAACAAGAAAGGCGATACGTGAGGAACTAGCCACCTATATGGTTTTGGCGGAGCCTGATCTGAGTGATGGTGGGGTTCCGCTCTGGACCGGGCCACTCGCGGGACTTCAGGCGAGTTCGTCCACCGGCAAATTCTCTGTTCCCTCGGCGATAACGCCGGGGATGGTCTCTGATCCGGCGGCGCGGGATGCTCCCGCCGAACCAGAGGCGTTGAGTGCAGACATCATGGGCAGGACGGGGAACAGCATGGCGAAGAAAGGCACACCATCGGCGCAGGGGGGAGGCAAGGGGGCAGGAAATGCTGGCCGAGCAGGATCAAGCGAGCAAAACGGGCGCAAGCGCATGACTGCTGCGCAGGTTGCCAGCGCGTTGCGCCAGGCGCAGACGGCCCAGACGGAGGGGCGAATTGCCGAGGCGATTGATCTCTGCGAGCAGATTATCAGTAGTGGATTTGATCGACCTGACGCCCGCTATTTTCTTGGGTGGCTCTATCAAGAGCAGGAGCGCTGGCAGGAGGCTATTGAGCAGTTTGGTGAACTGCTCAACGATCCCGATTACGCGCTCTCTTGCTTTTATGCGCTGGGGCAGTGCTATCGAGCGATGGGGGATCTGAACTCCGCTGCGCAACATTTCGATGAGGCAGTGGATCGCGTGAATCTGGACGCGCTGACGCTGGAAGAATCAGATCAGTTGATCCAACTGTGCCATGAAGCCGCTGAAGCGCATCGGGCGCTGGGTGAATTGGATCAGACCGAGACGGTGTATAATGCGCTGCTTGGCTTCCTGCGCAGCCGGAGTTGGCAAGATCAAATTGCTGAGGTTGAGCAGATGATGGCCGAAGGCGAAATGCACGGAGGCGCGGCATCGCCAGCATCGCCACATCAACCGGAGCCGCCAACAATTACCTTCGGCCAGCGTGGTGGATCCTCGCCCAGTCAACCGAATATTGCCGACCCGGCCACCATCTCGTTTGCCCAGCCTGGTGAACCCCCCACCATCTCTTTGGGGAATAACGCAGGAGGGCAGGGTTTCTCCGGGGCTTCCAATGATGACTGGCTCTCCAGCCCTGCTCCGGCGAGCGCGCATCAGGCTCAGATGTCCGGTTCCTTGCAGTCGCTGGGTGCGCTGGCCGGTCAGTCGGCTTCACAGCCAGGGGCGATGCCTCCGGGTTCTTTCCAGGATGGGGGTATTGCTTCTGATCCCCTTGCTTCGCTGGCGTATGGAGCAGCGCCCACTGGAGCCGCTGTTGCTGGCACCGCATCTGACCCGCTCAAGGCGCTTCTTGGCGCGGCTGGAGCAGGTTCGGGGGAGCTGCGTTCGCAGAGTGGGATGTTAGGCCCGACGCCAAGTGGGATTCCTCCGCTGCCTGAGCCGCTGCGCTCGCAGGTGATTGCTTCTGTTCGTGATATTGACAAGTATGTCGCGCATGGCTTGCTTACTGCCGCTATCGAGGAGTGTCTGCGTGTCATTGAGATGGCGCCCCAGTACCTCGATGTTCATCTGATGCTGGGCGAAATCTATGTCAAACAGGGGAAAACAGAGCAGGCGATTACCAAATATACTATTTTGATCGATACTTATCTGGTACACGGGCGTGTGGATGATGCGATTGCTACCTACCGGCGCATTCTGGAGCTTGAGCCGAATAATTTGCCCTATCGCGTTCGCCTGATTAACCTGCTCTCGTCTCATGGCCGCGCTGAGGAATTGATGCGCGAGCGCATGACCGCTGCTGAGTCGTATTTGCGTATGGGCTATGCTGATAAAGCGATTCAGGAGTATGAGCAGGCTCTTCAGGAGAACCCGAATCATGTGCCGATGCGCCTGAATTATGCGCTGGCACTGATGAAAGCTGGCCGCGGCGCTCAGGCAGTTGGCGAATACCAACGGGTGCTGCAATTGGACCCGCGCAATGCGATGGCGCTGGTGCGCTGGCAGATTGCGGTGGCAACGGGGGTTGGGACCAGCGCGACACCAGGTTCCGTAGGAACGATGGGGGCTGGGGCAAATCGTGTTGCTGCTCTGGATGTGCTGGGACGCCTGCTCAAAGCGCTGCGTGGTGACGGCCAGCGTTATTATGAGGTGGTGGTGCGTGAATATGCCCAGGTGGTGGACGCATCACCTTCCAATGTGGACCTGCGCTATAGCTTTGGGCAAATTCAGCAGCAGGCCGGGCGATTCAGTGAAGCCATTATGAGCTACCAGAAGGCGATGAATGGGCCGGGGATGGAAGTCCTCTGCCGTTACGCTATCGCCAAGTGCTATCTGGATCAGGGCGGCGCGACCAACGCGATGAATGCTGCTCGCGAGTTGGAGGAGGCGGCCATTGCGGCGCGGCGTTCACCTCTTGATCCCTCTGCCTGGGGGGCGCGCCCGCGTGAAAATAACGAGGAGCATCACGCGCCAGATGTGGAGATCTCGCTGCTGCTGGCGAAAGCCTACCAGCAAGCGGGGCAGCTTGAGAAGGCGCAGCAAATAGCTCAACAGGTGAAGCAAGTCTTGCCAGCCCAGGAGGCTGTCTATTCATCGTCGCCAGCCTCATCCTTGCAGAGCGCGGAGATGCCAAAGAGCCTGCAAGAATACGCGCAACTGGTCAAGTACTACCGCGCGAATAAGCAGGTGGAGATGGCGATTGATGTGCTGAAAAAGATGTGCTCTATGGCTCCCCAGGAGCCAGCCCCCCACGCAGAACTTGGCGATATTTATGTTGGCTGGGGATTGCTTGATGAAGGGCTGAGCGAACTGCGCGTGGCGGTGGAGCTTCATTTGCATACCGGGCAGAGCGCCGAGGCGGCGAAAATACTCCAGCGGATTGCTTCGATTTATTGGGATATGGGGAGCCGAGAAGAGGCGCTGAGCGCCTTCCGTCAGGTGGTACAATTGATCCCTGATAATGTGCAGGCGCGCATGGAGATAGTCCAATATTGCCTCCAGGCCGGGCGGCGTGACGAGGCGGCGCAGCATCAGTCTATGATTGCCCGCCATTATTTTGCCAGCCATGAGACTAAAGAGGCGGTTGCTGCGCTGCAACAACTTATTGCTATGGACAAAAGCAACTTTGAGGCGTATGATTTACTTGGGCAGACCTACTCGGAGGTTGGCGAATACGAACAGGCGGTGCGTGTCTACCGCAACCTTGCCAAAGTGGACCCGAATAATACGATTGCCTTTGAGCGCATGCGGCAGTTGCAAGAACTGCAAGCACGACGGGCCTAG
- the cdaA gene encoding diadenylate cyclase CdaA, protein MSSFLHLLFDRLTWVDALDILIVTLVIYSILVLVRGTRADQILQGLVIVLVAGILISSVFHLTLLNWLLRYSIPAALIALPVIFQPELRRLLEYLGRSSKVMNRPRTSFSRGTERTVDEICQASTRLKDRRQPGALICIERSTGLEDYAATGVRMDALVSAELLLTIFYPNSPLHDGAVIIRGDRLIAAAVLLPLSDAMHAYADMGTRHRAALGLTEQTDAIAIIISEESGTISLAEHGRLIRNVSEDRLRRMLVSLRSPGRRMRRPATSGRIPLGATGGFARDKLKAGDRP, encoded by the coding sequence ATGAGTTCCTTCCTTCATTTGCTGTTTGATCGCCTGACCTGGGTTGATGCGTTAGACATTCTGATCGTGACCCTGGTTATCTACAGCATCCTTGTGCTGGTGCGGGGAACTCGCGCCGATCAGATTCTGCAAGGGCTGGTTATTGTCCTGGTGGCTGGTATCCTTATCAGTTCGGTCTTTCACCTGACCCTGCTCAACTGGCTCTTGCGCTACTCCATTCCTGCGGCCTTGATTGCGCTGCCGGTGATCTTTCAGCCGGAGTTACGACGCCTGTTAGAATACCTGGGGCGCAGCAGCAAAGTGATGAATCGCCCTCGCACGAGTTTTTCACGCGGAACCGAGCGTACTGTTGACGAGATTTGTCAGGCGTCAACACGCCTGAAAGATCGTCGGCAGCCGGGCGCTTTGATTTGTATTGAACGCAGTACGGGTCTGGAAGATTATGCGGCTACCGGAGTGCGGATGGATGCGCTGGTCAGCGCCGAGTTGTTGTTGACGATCTTCTACCCGAATTCGCCGCTGCATGATGGCGCTGTGATTATTCGCGGTGATCGATTGATTGCTGCTGCGGTGCTGCTCCCTCTTTCAGATGCGATGCATGCGTATGCCGATATGGGGACACGCCATCGCGCGGCCCTTGGCCTGACGGAACAAACGGATGCGATTGCCATCATTATTTCAGAAGAGTCTGGCACGATTTCGCTGGCTGAGCATGGGCGGCTAATACGGAATGTAAGCGAAGATCGTCTGCGACGGATGCTGGTATCCCTGCGCTCACCTGGACGGCGGATGCGCCGACCTGCGACTTCGGGGCGTATCCCTTTGGGAGCTACTGGCGGCTTTGCGCGCGATAAATTGAAGGCTGGAGATCGGCCATGA
- a CDS encoding CdaR family protein, whose translation MLSKENSPTHNLSSRVTRGLRAGARFIFHTLGLRFLLALVSTFALWWYVVPDSKTGNTPALATGSYRTVSVVPQLHGNPGDGYAVTSVLVAPPSITIQGTVPGLGDANSINTKPIDIAGAIRTLTRVIGLDLPLGISSTSISTVTVSIYIAPLQGKVTASAPVTLKNLPPNLTGTITPPSVSVTLQGPLPELNAVELTPVVDVGGLGPGSYVLPVQVTVSADISEQTTPADVTVTLTPIPRTTS comes from the coding sequence ATGCTATCCAAAGAGAATTCACCAACCCACAACCTGAGTTCCCGCGTGACCAGGGGATTGCGAGCCGGCGCGCGTTTTATCTTCCACACCTTGGGGCTGCGTTTTCTGCTGGCGCTGGTTTCTACCTTTGCGCTGTGGTGGTATGTGGTTCCTGATAGCAAGACGGGTAATACGCCTGCTCTGGCAACTGGTTCCTATCGGACGGTCTCGGTAGTGCCGCAGCTTCACGGCAACCCTGGCGATGGCTATGCCGTGACAAGTGTGCTGGTGGCCCCCCCTTCGATTACGATTCAGGGGACAGTGCCTGGGCTTGGAGACGCCAATTCTATCAACACCAAACCAATTGATATTGCGGGAGCAATCAGAACGCTTACTCGCGTGATTGGGCTTGATCTTCCATTAGGGATTTCGAGTACTTCCATTTCGACGGTGACTGTTTCAATCTATATTGCGCCATTGCAGGGCAAAGTAACGGCAAGCGCGCCCGTGACCCTGAAGAATCTGCCGCCAAATCTGACAGGGACCATCACCCCGCCTTCGGTGTCTGTGACTCTGCAAGGGCCGTTGCCTGAACTCAATGCGGTAGAACTCACCCCAGTAGTGGATGTCGGTGGCCTGGGTCCGGGGAGTTATGTGCTGCCGGTTCAGGTGACGGTGTCTGCTGATATTAGCGAGCAGACGACGCCTGCTGATGTGACGGTAACGCTCACGCCGATACCGCGAACTACTTCATAG